Genomic DNA from Burkholderia plantarii:
GTTCGAGGCCCGCGCGCGCGGCATCCGCTGGCTCGCCATCCAGCTCGGCCTCGATCCGGCCAGCTCGATCCACAGCTTCGACGCCGGATCCTGCCGCGCGGCGATCGCGCTGGTCGCGGAATTCCTCGCGAACCGGCAACGCGGCGAGACGCCCGATCCGGCAGGCTGACGTACCGCCATCTCGGGCGCCCAGGCAGCCCCCAAAAAGCCGCCGACAATCCCATCTTTCAGGCACGCAGCTTGCTGCATGACGCAGTCGTCGGCGCGCGGCACCGACTCCCGCGGCCCGCCGCGCCTGCCTCGCACCGATCGATCCGGCGTTTTCGATGCATCGCACCATCGTCGCGTCCTCACCGACTTGCCGCTTCGTCGCCGCCGCGACCGCCGCCCGTGCAACCGCATCTTTGCTGCGCGCGGCCGTTTTTTTGCGGGCCGTTTACGCGCATCCGCGTAACGTGGGGGCGTGTTCGTTACCGCGGCTCGCCGCTTCCGTCATGCCCGTCCATCGCACCGCCACCTCGTCCTCCCCGTCCGCCTCCGCCGCGCCGGCCCTGCGCGCGCCGCTCCCGGCCGTCGCCATCGGCCCGACGCGCGCCGCCCGGCCCGCGTCGAAGCCGGCCATGGCCGCCGCCCGCGACGGCGCGCCCCGCGTGCTGCTGCCCGTCACGCTCGAAGGCACCGCCGACTACCTCGGTAGGCAGCGGCGCGCGCTGCTGCGCTCGCCGATCGGCGTCTACGTCTCGCATATCGACGCGCATCGCGACCGGATGGCCGTCTGGTTCGACCTCGCCCGCGCCGATTTGAACTTCGCGATCCACACGCTGCTGACCACGGTGCCCGATGCGACGCTCGGTTGCTTGCGCAAACGCGCGCCTTATTGATGGTGTACGCTGAGCCCATCCGTCGTCCGCTCGCGGCGCGATGCATCGTGTGTCACGCCGTGCCAGCGTAACGGCACACCCCGCGGCCGTCACCGTCGTGCCGGCCCCCGCGTCGCCGGCCGCTCCGCCCGACCCGCCTCATCCGGCCCGCCCGCGCGACGTGTTCCGCGGGCCGGTCGCGCCATCATTCGCCATCGCTATCAGGAGGTATACCTGTGGGCCGTCTCATCGTCGTATCGAACCGCACCACCGATCCGGACAACGAAGCGCCGGGCGGCCTGGCCGTCGCGCTGAACGAGAGTCTGCAGCAGCGCGGCGGCATCTGGTTCGGCTGGAGCGGCAAGCTCACCGAAGCCGACCCGGCAACCCAGGAAGTGCAGACGCGCGAAGTGGGCAACATGCAGCTCGCGACCATCGACATGTCGCAGCGCGACTACGACGCGTTCTACCTCGGCTACTCGAACAACGTACTGTGGCCGGTGTTCCACTACCGGCTCGACCTCGCGAACTTCGACGTGCAGTTCAGCGACGGCTACCGCCGCGTGAACCGCCTGTTCGCGCAGAAGCTGATCCCGCTGCTGCAGCCCGACGACGTGCTGTGGGTCCACGACTATCACCTGATCCCGCTCGCCACCGAGCTGCGCGCGCAAGGCTGCCGCAACCGGATCGGCTTCTTCCTGCACATCCCCGTGCCGCCGCCGCAGATCATGGCCGCGATCCCCGAACACGAATGGCTGATGCGCTCGCTGTTCGCCTACGACCTGGTCGGCTTCCAGGCGCATACCGACGTCACGCACTTCGTACGCTACGCCGAGGCCGAGGCCGATGCGCAGCTGATCGACGGCGAGCGACTGCGCGCGTTCGACCGCACGATCCGCGTCGGCGCGTTCCCGATCGGCATCGACGTGGACGGCTTCTCGCAGATGGCCACCGACGATGACGGCCTGAACGTCTACGAGCAGATGCGCGACGAGTATTCGCGCCGCAAGCTGCTGCTCGGCGTGGACCGGCTCGACTATTCGAAGGGGCTGCCGCAGCGCGTGCAGGCGTTCCGCGAGATGCTCGACCGCTACCCCGAGATGCGCCAGAGCGCGACGCTGATCCAGATCGCCGCGCCGAGCCGCGAGGACGTGGACGCCTACGACCAGCTGCGTCAGGAAATGGATTCGCTGTGCGGCTCCGTGAACGGCGACTACGGCGAGCTGGACTGGATGCCGGTGCGCTACATCCACCGCAGCCTCGATCGCACCTCGCTGCCGGGCCTCTACCGCGCGAGCCGCGTCGCGCTCGTCACGCCGCTGCGCGACGGCATGAACCTGGTGGCCAAGGAGTTCATCGCCGCGCAGGACGCGAAGGACCCGGGCGTGCTGGTGCTGTCGCGCTTCGCCGGCGCCGCCGAGCAGCTGACCGACGCGCTGCTCGTGAACCCCTACGACATCCAGGGCACCGCGCGCGCCATCCACGCCGCGCTGACGATGCCGCTCGACGAGCGCGTGCGGCGCCACACGGCGCTGCTCGAGGAGATCCGCAAGCACGACGTGCATTGGTGGAGCAACGGCTTCCTCGACGCGCTCGACGACGCGCCGATCCCGCCGACGCGGCGGCCGGCGGGGCTGGTTTGACGGCGTAACGACGCCGCGATCAGGCGCGGCGGCGAGTGGCCGCCGTGCGGGTCGCGGCTCCCTCCGGAGCCGGTTTGCCCGTGCCTGTTCCGTGTCGCTC
This window encodes:
- the otsA gene encoding alpha,alpha-trehalose-phosphate synthase (UDP-forming), yielding MGRLIVVSNRTTDPDNEAPGGLAVALNESLQQRGGIWFGWSGKLTEADPATQEVQTREVGNMQLATIDMSQRDYDAFYLGYSNNVLWPVFHYRLDLANFDVQFSDGYRRVNRLFAQKLIPLLQPDDVLWVHDYHLIPLATELRAQGCRNRIGFFLHIPVPPPQIMAAIPEHEWLMRSLFAYDLVGFQAHTDVTHFVRYAEAEADAQLIDGERLRAFDRTIRVGAFPIGIDVDGFSQMATDDDGLNVYEQMRDEYSRRKLLLGVDRLDYSKGLPQRVQAFREMLDRYPEMRQSATLIQIAAPSREDVDAYDQLRQEMDSLCGSVNGDYGELDWMPVRYIHRSLDRTSLPGLYRASRVALVTPLRDGMNLVAKEFIAAQDAKDPGVLVLSRFAGAAEQLTDALLVNPYDIQGTARAIHAALTMPLDERVRRHTALLEEIRKHDVHWWSNGFLDALDDAPIPPTRRPAGLV